The following proteins are co-located in the Ailuropoda melanoleuca isolate Jingjing chromosome 13, ASM200744v2, whole genome shotgun sequence genome:
- the LOC117795748 gene encoding zinc finger protein 706-like codes for MNKLQEAPALMELSVQVGELQKKKKKLQSQQKHAKKQARPKKKEGHNQKPVAKAAFVSACTVCRTRTPGPETSPHPFESKHPKTRLPPGLADSSDGENQVNS; via the exons ATGAACAAGCTCCAGGaggcccctgccctcatggagctctcAGTCCAAGTGGGAGAGTTGCAG aaaaaaaaaaagaagcttcagTCTCAGCAGAAACATGCCAAAAAGCAAGCTagaccaaagaagaaagaaggacatAACCAAAAGCCTGTTGCCAAGGCTGCCTTCGTCTCTGCCTGCACTGTTTGTAGGACACGAACGCCAGGCCCCGAGACCTCCCCGCATCCCTTTGAAAGCAAACATCCCAAGACTCGGCTTCCTCCCGGACTGGCTGACAGTTCAGACGGAGAGAACCAGGTGAATTCGTGA